The sequence CCGGATGGACGGGGTCGAGCTTGCAGCCCTCGGCGACCCTGCCCGCGCCGCGTTGCGGCGTGACAAGGTCGGACTGGTGTTTCAACAGTTCAACCTCGTGCCGTCGCTGAGCGTGGCGGCGAATATCAGCTTGCAGGCCCGTCTGGCCGGGCGGCCCGATCCTGACCTGTGCGCGCGTTTGATCGACCGTCTCGGCCTGCAGGCCGTTGCCACACGCTATCCCGAACAGCTGTCGGGCGGTCAGCAACAACGCGTCGCCATCGCACGCGCCCTGGCCGCGCGACCGGCGCTGATCCTGGCCGATGAACCGACCGGCAATCTCGATGAAACCACCGGCGACACGGTGCTGGCCCTTTTGCTCGACCTCGTGGCGGAAACCGATGCCGCGCTGTTGATGGTCACCCATTCCACGCGTCTTGCCAACCTGTTGTCACGGCGCGTTCACCTGAGCCATGGCCAGATCGCACCGGCCGATACGAGCGTTTGAAATCATGCTCTATACCGCATTGCAGAGCCTGTTTTCACATTGGCGACGCCGCCCCGGGCAGCTTGCCATGCTGGCCCTTGGGCTGGCTCTGGCCACCGCGCTTTGGTCGGGTGTGCAGGCCATCAATGCCGAGGCCCGCGCCAGCTACGATCGCGCGGCGCAAACGTTGGGGCAGGACAGCCTGTCGAGGTTGTCACGTGCCGACGGGCAGCCGGTGCCGCTGGCCGAATTTCTTGCCCTCCGACAGGCTGGATACCAGGTCTCCCCCGTCATTGCGGGCGAGTTGCGCACGGCGGACGCGCGCTTGCGCGTTCAGGGGATCGACTCGCTGACCGCCCCGGCCGAGGCGCAGGGCCCGGCCCTTGACGGCGATCTCGATTTGGCGGCGTTCTTCACCGCGCCGGGTATCCTGATCGTCTCGCCGGACACGGCGGCGGGGCCATTGCCCCCCGGTCTGCCGCCCCTGCGCCTGTCCGACGGGATGCCCCCCGGTGCCGCCCTGACCGACATTTCGACCG comes from Roseibacterium elongatum DSM 19469 and encodes:
- a CDS encoding ABC transporter ATP-binding protein; its protein translation is MTTPLLHIANLHKSYTGSEGTVPVLQGIDLTLTAGETLALTGESGSGKSTLLHLAAALDAPDTGSIRMDGVELAALGDPARAALRRDKVGLVFQQFNLVPSLSVAANISLQARLAGRPDPDLCARLIDRLGLQAVATRYPEQLSGGQQQRVAIARALAARPALILADEPTGNLDETTGDTVLALLLDLVAETDAALLMVTHSTRLANLLSRRVHLSHGQIAPADTSV